In Misgurnus anguillicaudatus unplaced genomic scaffold, ASM2758022v2 HiC_scaffold_31, whole genome shotgun sequence, a single window of DNA contains:
- the LOC129452903 gene encoding SLAM family member 5-like, translating into MSVIEGDSVTLQSNITKLQTDDLILWQFGLNKTLIARINGVAKDISIYDDVLDGRFRDRLQVKNQTGDLIITDITTQHTGLYNIIISGKQKISYVFNVIVYARLPVPVISRNFLQCSNCSLLCSVLNVRDVSLSWYKGNSLLSIISVSDLNIRLSLPLEVEYQDNNTYRCVLNNTNTNQTQHLNITHLCQTCSALTIILICCAIGSLMVVALVLICCICRKRKNTKQQGK; encoded by the exons aTGTCAGTGATTGAGGGAGATTCTGTCACTCTACAAAGTAATATTACTAAACTACAGACAGATGATCTGATACTGTGGCAGTTTGGACTTAACAAGACTCTTATAGCAAGAATCAATGGAGTAGCCAAAGATATCTCAATATATGATGATGTTcttgatgggagattcagagacagactgcaggtgaaaaatcagactggagatctcatcatcacagacatcacaactcaacacactggactttataATATAATCATCAGCGGCAAACAGAAGATCTcatatgtttttaatgttattgtCTATG CTCGTCTTCCTGTTCCTGTCATCTCCAGAAACTTTTtacaatgttcaaactgttcattattgtgttcagtgttaaatgtgagagatgtgagtctgtcctggtataaaggaaacagtttattgtccatcatcagtgtgtctgatctcaacatcagactctctctacctctggaggttgaatatcaggataacaacacatacagatgtgtactcaacaataccaacacaaaccaaactcaacatctcaacatcacTCATCTCTGTCAGACATGTTCAG CTCTCACCATTATTCTGATATGTTGTGCTATTGGAAGTCTGATGGTTGTGGCTTTAGTTCTGATCTGCTGCATCTGCAGGAAacgaaaaaacacaaaacaacagggcaagtga